A window of the Streptomyces albireticuli genome harbors these coding sequences:
- a CDS encoding ATP-binding cassette domain-containing protein yields MEELPARSEGPASAPGEGPAAAPAPAGRVPPGGAALEARGLTKRYRGGQLAVDRLDLRVPRGSVFGFLGPNGSGKTTTIRMAMGLIEPTSGTVEVLGEPMPRAARRVLPRVGALIEGPALYGFLSGRDNLVRFDAADPTADPRTRAARVGAALDRVGLVAAAGKKARAYSLGMKQRLGLAAALLRPRELLVLDEPTNGLDPQGMREIRTLVRELAADGTTVFLSSHLLDEIEQVCTHAAVMAQGRLLTQGTVAELAGRAASARGRLAVTTPDTADAVRILKEHGVTDLVAAFDRVTGELPAQGAPDLADLNAALVGAGVRVRAFGQERASLEDAFVALTGEGFDVAG; encoded by the coding sequence GTGGAGGAGCTGCCCGCGCGGAGCGAGGGACCGGCGAGCGCGCCGGGGGAAGGGCCCGCCGCGGCCCCGGCCCCGGCCGGCCGGGTGCCGCCGGGCGGCGCCGCGCTGGAGGCCCGCGGGCTCACCAAGCGCTACCGGGGCGGGCAGCTCGCCGTCGACCGGCTGGACCTGAGGGTGCCGCGTGGCAGCGTCTTCGGCTTCCTCGGCCCCAACGGCTCGGGGAAGACCACCACCATCCGGATGGCCATGGGCCTGATCGAACCGACCTCGGGCACCGTCGAGGTGCTCGGTGAGCCCATGCCGCGCGCGGCCCGCCGGGTGCTGCCCAGGGTGGGCGCGCTCATCGAGGGGCCCGCGCTCTACGGCTTCCTCTCCGGCCGCGACAACCTCGTGCGCTTCGACGCCGCCGACCCCACCGCCGATCCCCGCACCCGCGCGGCCCGGGTCGGCGCGGCCCTGGACCGGGTCGGCCTCGTCGCCGCGGCCGGCAAGAAGGCCCGCGCGTACTCCCTCGGCATGAAGCAGCGGCTCGGCCTGGCCGCCGCCCTGCTCCGGCCGCGCGAGCTGCTCGTCCTGGACGAGCCGACCAACGGCCTCGACCCGCAGGGCATGCGCGAGATCCGCACCCTGGTGCGCGAGCTCGCGGCCGACGGCACCACCGTCTTCCTCTCCTCGCACCTCCTCGACGAGATCGAGCAGGTGTGCACCCACGCCGCCGTCATGGCCCAGGGGCGGCTGCTCACCCAGGGCACGGTCGCCGAGCTGGCCGGGCGGGCCGCCTCGGCCCGCGGTCGGCTGGCCGTCACCACCCCCGACACCGCGGACGCCGTCCGGATCCTCAAGGAGCACGGAGTGACCGACCTCGTGGCCGCCTTCGACCGCGTCACCGGCGAACTGCCCGCCCAGGGCGCCCCCGACCTCGCCGACCTCAATGCCGCGCTGGTGGGCGCCGGGGTCCGGGTGCGGGCCTTCGGGCAGGAGCGGGCCTCGCTGGAGGACGCGTTCGTCGCCCTGACGGGGGAGGGCTTCGATGTCGCGGGCTGA